From a single Silene latifolia isolate original U9 population chromosome 6, ASM4854445v1, whole genome shotgun sequence genomic region:
- the LOC141588769 gene encoding uncharacterized protein LOC141588769, which yields MIDNILFRKSLAGPCLRCLSKEKAETVMRDVHGGECGNHAGGRSLSNKILRQGYFWPTMRADAVNHAKRCEPCQKAAPAIHQPGEPMHPIISPWPFMMWGNGHSEQAAQGSRQQSVYASYD from the coding sequence ATGATTGATAACATCCTCTTCAGAAAGTCACTGGCAGGACCATGCCTCAGGTGCTTGAGCAAAGAGAAGGCAGAAACAGTAATGCGGGATGTACACGGCGGAGAATGCGGGAACCATGCTGGAGGACGAAGTCTGTCAAACAAAATCTTGAGACAGGGGtatttctggcccaccatgcgcgCAGATGCCGTAAATCATGCCAAACGCTGTGAGCCATGTCAAAAGGCGGCTCCAGCAATCCACCAGCCAGGAGAACCAATGCATCCGATTATCTCTCCATGGCCATTCATGATGTGGGGGAATGGACATAGTGAGCAAGCTGCCCAGGGCTCCAGACAACAGAGTGTATATGCTagttatgactga
- the LOC141588768 gene encoding uncharacterized protein LOC141588768, translated as MTLFDGTTDPCDHISQFKQKMMVTTATGASKEACMCKGFGSTLTGAALQWFVGLPNGTISSFTDLVNAFNQQFSSSRRTPKQPSGLYRIVWEIGESIKDYVTRFNAEKVSIRGCDMSTAINAFRQGLDKESNLYKELTMYPCERFEEVQQRATAALRLEEDIQARKGIANFDKLSRKFTTEKKDERAKPYSRPNISRIAKKTQQIDDSPHPPKLSEYGFNTGMEGLLKALRSLGDQVRWPKPPAQDRPNDDRDSSKRCEWHQDIGHRTEDCYKLQKEVKFQVRKGNLDHLLSRGGKRG; from the coding sequence ATGACCCTCTTCGATGGAACCACAGACCCCTGCGATCACATTAGTCAattcaagcagaaaatgatggttaCCACTGCTACGGGAGCCTCAAAGGAGGCATGTATGTGTAAAGGGTTTGGTTCGACCCtaaccggagcagcattacagtGGTTCGTCGGCTTGCCTAATGGGACCATATCTTCATTCACCGATTTGGTCAACGCGTTCAATCAGCAGTTCTCCAGCAGCCGGAGAACACCTAAGCAGCCAAGTGGTCTATACAGGATCGTTTGGGAAATAGGTGagtcaatcaaagattacgtcACCAGGTTCAATGCAGAAAAAGTCTCAATACGAGGTTGCGATATGTCCACTGCCATCAACGCCTTCAGGCAGGGCTTGGATAAGGAATCAAATCTCTACAAAGAATTAACAATGTATCCTTGTGAGAGATTCGAAGAAGTTCAGCAGAGAGCTACAGCGGCGTTAAGGTTGGAAGAAGACATACAGGCTAGAAAGGGAATAGCAAACTTCGACAAACTAAGCAGGAAATTCACAACAGAAAAGAAAGACGAACGAGCTAAGCCATACAGCAGACCCAATATCAGCAGAATAGCAAAAAAAACTCAGCAAATTGACGACTCTCCGCATCCTCCTAAGCTATCTGAATACGGATTCAACACGGGAATGGAGGGGTTGCTGAAAGCACTCAGAAGCCTAGGTGATCAGGTGAGATGGCCAAAGCCTCCTGCTCAGGATCGACCCAACGACGACAGAGACAGCAGCAAGAGGTGCGAATGGCACCAGGACATAGGTCACAGGACAGAAGATTGCTACAAATTGCAAAAGGAGGTAAAGTTCCAGGTACGCAAGGGAAACTTggaccacctgttatcacgtgggggcaagcggGGATAG